From one Mytilus trossulus isolate FHL-02 chromosome 10, PNRI_Mtr1.1.1.hap1, whole genome shotgun sequence genomic stretch:
- the LOC134687468 gene encoding protein SON-like isoform X3, whose amino-acid sequence MSVTAEVPGSLDWIKKSSKNTGRYNERRDVTQVSRLQAAQAAVDHQLEEMIKEHPNRRVALIAFSSEVVIVGDGGQRQIRVRGESQLNDQHQLLKFGKDLKLPAAIKDTRTQLGKEVWRLEDEGCTALGPALLIAVGMAGKCSGSKVIVCTDGMANEGVGSVETYRRSRDEGQNSEQFYEDVAMEAAKQGTSISVISFRGTDCKLVYLGKLADKTEGQVNIVDHQKLTDEFSSILAGNIIATNVVATFLLHQKLFVDDERKKESKVVKQIGNVTADTEFTFEYGIRINEQRDEEVTVMETVNKEKMVSMVIVEKEKTISMETDKKQEEKTVDDQSPNEASTSSESGRSKVKVEVPDDLPFQLQLKYTDTNGATALRVFTQIKPATRNRKEAEERTNVEVIGANVQKQIGSLVLDGCYTESRVKALMNQRLVWRHKKISKQKCQKREARKKYRSIFKNVSKLEHRVKAAQKTEKATRGRCLSESEGSDDEDMGKSRGRSRSRERRTRKKALRANAMSDGFSSAVYKGRQCRQISRSRSRSPDRRSRSRSLDRRQKPVPSSRSLYCRPRSRSRSRSRDSRSRSSSRDSSSRSRSPDRWSRRRSPDRRSRSRSPVYIGNSPAYSASTHDRRSRMRSPIYIGNSPAFSASPSPPHANYPLYRANTPDLPLYNSQNSRSLSRSPENTRHMNTRSKENRQRLRSRSPPNGHSERSPYKQSSRPAS is encoded by the exons ATGTCAGTTACTGCTGAG GTTCCTGGCAGTCTTGATTGGATAAAAAAGAGCTCTAAAAATACTGGAAGATATAATGAGCGTCGAGATGTAACTCAGGTCTCCCGTTTACAAGCAGCACAGGCAGCTGTAGACCACCAGTTAGAAGAAATGATAAAGGAACATCCAAACAGGAGAGTTGCTTTGATAGCCTTTAGTAGTGAG GTTGTTATTGTTGGTGATGGAGGTCAAAGGCAGATAAGAGTTCGGGGAGAATCTCAACTCAACGATCAACATCAACTCCTCAAGTTTGGTAAAGACTTAAAATTACCAGCAGCCATTAAAGACACCAGAACACAGCTTGGGAAAGAAGTTTGGAG ACTGGAAGATGAAGGATGTACAGCACTTGGTCCAGCTTTATTAATAGCTGTTGGTATGGCAGGAAAATGTTCCGGGTCAAAAGTCATAGTCTGTACAGATGGAATGGCCAATGAAGGAGTAGGAAGTGTGGAAACATATCGAAGAAGTCGAGATGAAGGACAGAACAGTGAACAATTCTATGAAGATGTAGCAATGGAAGCTGCAAAACAAGG gaCTAGTATTTCTGTCATCAGTTTTAGAGGAACAGATTGTAAACTGGTTTACTTAGGAAAACTTGCAGATAAAACAGAAGGCCAG GTGAATATTGTTGACCATCAGAAGTTGACCGAtgaattttcaagtattttggcTGGGAACATCATAGCAACCAATGTTGTAGCAACTTTTCTGCTTCACCAAAAATT GTTTGTAGATGATGAACGTAAAAAAGAAAGCAAAGTTGTGAAGCAGATTGGTAATGTAACGGCTGACACTGAATTTACATTTGAATATGGAATAAGGATCAACGAACAGAGAGATGAGGAAGTCACTGTTATGGAAACTGTAAATAAAGAGAAAATGGTTTCCATGGTAAtagtagaaaaagagaaaactatTTCCATGGAAACTGATAAGAAGCAAGAAG aGAAAACAGTGGATGATCAATCACCTAATGAAGCAAGTACTTCCTCAGAAAGTggaaggtcaaaggtcaaagttGAGGTGCCTGACGATTTACCTTTCCAGCTTCAGCTTAAATACACGGACACAAATGGAGCAACAGCTTTAAGGGTTTTTACACAGATAAAACCTGCAACAAGGAACAGGAAAGAAGCTGAAGAAA GAACCAATGTGGAAGTGATTGGAGCTAATGTACAGAAACAGATAGGTTCCTTAGTGTTAGATGGTTGTTATACTGAGTCAAGAGTAAAAGCTTTGATGAATCAAAGACTAGTATGGAGACATAAAAA aatttCTAAGCAAAAATGCCAGAAAAGGGAAGCAAGAAAAAAGTATAGAagcattttcaaaaatgtctcTAAACTAGAACACAGAGTGAAGGCAGCTCAAAAG aCAGAAAAAGCTACAAGAGGGAGATGTTTGAGTGAATCAGAAGGATCAGATGATGAAGACATGGGGAAGAGTAGAGGAAGGTCCAGAAGTAGAGAAAGAAGGACCAGAAAAAAG gCTTTAAGAGCAAATGCAATGTCAGATGGTTTTTCCTCAGCTGTGTATAAAGGCCGACAATGCAGACAAATAAGCAGGTCAAGAAGCAGATCACCTGATCGTAGGTCTAGAAGTAGATCACTTGATCGTAGGCAAAAACCTGTGCCAAGCAGTAGATCACTTTATTGTAGGCCAAGAAGTAGGTCAAGAAGCAGATCACGTGATAGTAGGTCTAGAAGCAGTTCACGTGATAGTAGTTCTAGAAGCAGATCCCCTGATCGTTGGTCTAGAAGAAGATCACCTGATCGTAGGTCCAGAAGTAGGTCACCTGTCTACATTGGGAATTCGCCAGCCTACAGTGCAAGTACACATGATCGTAGGTCCAGAATGAGGTCACCTATCTACATTGGGAATTCACCAGCGTTCAGTGCAAGCCCATCTCCTCCACATGCTAATTACCCTCTTTACAGAGCAAATACGCCTGATTTACCTTTGTACAACTCTCAAAATTCTAGATCCCTTAGCAGATCACCAGAAAACACCAGACACATGAACACTAGATCAAAAGAGAATAGGCAAAGATTGAGATCAAGATCGCCACCAAACGGACACAGCGAAAGGTCACCATATAAACAAAGTAGTAGGCCTGCAAGTTGA
- the LOC134687468 gene encoding uncharacterized protein LOC134687468 isoform X1, producing MDFGSSYVYVYDEPEYEVFSAGEFDEGMELSDSGSSSEEECDSHVRRKKHTWRNVSSKDIYDAPEPTVSGKRERRADTNVVCINFSKLIAPGHMFTGDPVYCKDCKAILSHVSKVTKAEQQQVWTCEFCGALNEIHVMEEEIPKEEDVTFMLEPALSTKTAGPSGTDESLVIFCIDISSSMSVTAEVPGSLDWIKKSSKNTGRYNERRDVTQVSRLQAAQAAVDHQLEEMIKEHPNRRVALIAFSSEVVIVGDGGQRQIRVRGESQLNDQHQLLKFGKDLKLPAAIKDTRTQLGKEVWRLEDEGCTALGPALLIAVGMAGKCSGSKVIVCTDGMANEGVGSVETYRRSRDEGQNSEQFYEDVAMEAAKQGTSISVISFRGTDCKLVYLGKLADKTEGQVNIVDHQKLTDEFSSILAGNIIATNVVATFLLHQKLFVDDERKKESKVVKQIGNVTADTEFTFEYGIRINEQRDEEVTVMETVNKEKMVSMVIVEKEKTISMETDKKQEEKTVDDQSPNEASTSSESGRSKVKVEVPDDLPFQLQLKYTDTNGATALRVFTQIKPATRNRKEAEERTNVEVIGANVQKQIGSLVLDGCYTESRVKALMNQRLVWRHKKISKQKCQKREARKKYRSIFKNVSKLEHRVKAAQKTEKATRGRCLSESEGSDDEDMGKSRGRSRSRERRTRKKALRANAMSDGFSSAVYKGRQCRQISRSRSRSPDRRSRSRSLDRRQKPVPSSRSLYCRPRSRSRSRSRDSRSRSSSRDSSSRSRSPDRWSRRRSPDRRSRSRSPVYIGNSPAYSASTHDRRSRMRSPIYIGNSPAFSASPSPPHANYPLYRANTPDLPLYNSQNSRSLSRSPENTRHMNTRSKENRQRLRSRSPPNGHSERSPYKQSSRPAS from the exons ATGGATTTTGGATCAtcttatgtttatgtttatgatGAACCAGAGTATGAGGTGTTTTCTGCTGGTGAATTTGATGAAGGGATGGAACTAAG tGACTCTGGATCAAGTTCAGAAGAAGAATGTG ATTCACATGTTAGAAGAAAGAAACACACTTGGAGAAATGTTTCATCAAAGGATATAT ATGATGCACCAGAACCAACTGTATCAGGAAAAAGAGAGAGACGAGCTGATACCAATGTAGTCTGTATTAATTTCTCTAAGCTGATAGCCCCTGGTCACATGTTTACAGGGGATCCTGTGTACTGCAAGGATTGTAAAGCCATACTGTCACATGTTAGTAAAGTCACAAAGGCAGAACAGCAACAG GTATGGACCTGTGAATTTTGTGGAGCATTAAATGAAATCCATGTGATGGAGGAGGAAATACCTAAGGAAGAAGATGTAACCTTTATGTTAGAACCTGCTTTATCTACAAAAACAGCTGGGCCATCAGGAACAGACGAGTCTCTCGTCATCTTCTGTATTGATATATCTAGTAGTATGTCAGTTACTGCTGAG GTTCCTGGCAGTCTTGATTGGATAAAAAAGAGCTCTAAAAATACTGGAAGATATAATGAGCGTCGAGATGTAACTCAGGTCTCCCGTTTACAAGCAGCACAGGCAGCTGTAGACCACCAGTTAGAAGAAATGATAAAGGAACATCCAAACAGGAGAGTTGCTTTGATAGCCTTTAGTAGTGAG GTTGTTATTGTTGGTGATGGAGGTCAAAGGCAGATAAGAGTTCGGGGAGAATCTCAACTCAACGATCAACATCAACTCCTCAAGTTTGGTAAAGACTTAAAATTACCAGCAGCCATTAAAGACACCAGAACACAGCTTGGGAAAGAAGTTTGGAG ACTGGAAGATGAAGGATGTACAGCACTTGGTCCAGCTTTATTAATAGCTGTTGGTATGGCAGGAAAATGTTCCGGGTCAAAAGTCATAGTCTGTACAGATGGAATGGCCAATGAAGGAGTAGGAAGTGTGGAAACATATCGAAGAAGTCGAGATGAAGGACAGAACAGTGAACAATTCTATGAAGATGTAGCAATGGAAGCTGCAAAACAAGG gaCTAGTATTTCTGTCATCAGTTTTAGAGGAACAGATTGTAAACTGGTTTACTTAGGAAAACTTGCAGATAAAACAGAAGGCCAG GTGAATATTGTTGACCATCAGAAGTTGACCGAtgaattttcaagtattttggcTGGGAACATCATAGCAACCAATGTTGTAGCAACTTTTCTGCTTCACCAAAAATT GTTTGTAGATGATGAACGTAAAAAAGAAAGCAAAGTTGTGAAGCAGATTGGTAATGTAACGGCTGACACTGAATTTACATTTGAATATGGAATAAGGATCAACGAACAGAGAGATGAGGAAGTCACTGTTATGGAAACTGTAAATAAAGAGAAAATGGTTTCCATGGTAAtagtagaaaaagagaaaactatTTCCATGGAAACTGATAAGAAGCAAGAAG aGAAAACAGTGGATGATCAATCACCTAATGAAGCAAGTACTTCCTCAGAAAGTggaaggtcaaaggtcaaagttGAGGTGCCTGACGATTTACCTTTCCAGCTTCAGCTTAAATACACGGACACAAATGGAGCAACAGCTTTAAGGGTTTTTACACAGATAAAACCTGCAACAAGGAACAGGAAAGAAGCTGAAGAAA GAACCAATGTGGAAGTGATTGGAGCTAATGTACAGAAACAGATAGGTTCCTTAGTGTTAGATGGTTGTTATACTGAGTCAAGAGTAAAAGCTTTGATGAATCAAAGACTAGTATGGAGACATAAAAA aatttCTAAGCAAAAATGCCAGAAAAGGGAAGCAAGAAAAAAGTATAGAagcattttcaaaaatgtctcTAAACTAGAACACAGAGTGAAGGCAGCTCAAAAG aCAGAAAAAGCTACAAGAGGGAGATGTTTGAGTGAATCAGAAGGATCAGATGATGAAGACATGGGGAAGAGTAGAGGAAGGTCCAGAAGTAGAGAAAGAAGGACCAGAAAAAAG gCTTTAAGAGCAAATGCAATGTCAGATGGTTTTTCCTCAGCTGTGTATAAAGGCCGACAATGCAGACAAATAAGCAGGTCAAGAAGCAGATCACCTGATCGTAGGTCTAGAAGTAGATCACTTGATCGTAGGCAAAAACCTGTGCCAAGCAGTAGATCACTTTATTGTAGGCCAAGAAGTAGGTCAAGAAGCAGATCACGTGATAGTAGGTCTAGAAGCAGTTCACGTGATAGTAGTTCTAGAAGCAGATCCCCTGATCGTTGGTCTAGAAGAAGATCACCTGATCGTAGGTCCAGAAGTAGGTCACCTGTCTACATTGGGAATTCGCCAGCCTACAGTGCAAGTACACATGATCGTAGGTCCAGAATGAGGTCACCTATCTACATTGGGAATTCACCAGCGTTCAGTGCAAGCCCATCTCCTCCACATGCTAATTACCCTCTTTACAGAGCAAATACGCCTGATTTACCTTTGTACAACTCTCAAAATTCTAGATCCCTTAGCAGATCACCAGAAAACACCAGACACATGAACACTAGATCAAAAGAGAATAGGCAAAGATTGAGATCAAGATCGCCACCAAACGGACACAGCGAAAGGTCACCATATAAACAAAGTAGTAGGCCTGCAAGTTGA
- the LOC134687470 gene encoding uncharacterized protein LOC134687470 has translation MILAHLMILVEVGHQFGTEEQGHQTAVAHLMVLVEAGHQFGREETDHQTADLKAGHQLAIQEGAHHQIVGQEGGLADLKAGHQLTIQGGAYHQIIGQEVGLHVIGEGEIRLCSLHGIVGPTTQIISQVLDLNGADFQVADTEGVYHQLTDPGDLDQDLSPIGEAGLLLIDLSVTEIGTDHRGIDK, from the coding sequence ATGATATTAGCTCATCTGATGATTCTAGTAGAAGTAGGTCACCAGTTTGGAACAGAAGAACAAGGTCATCAGACAGCAGTAGCTCATCTGATGGTTCTAGTAGAAGCAGGTCACCAGTTTGGAAGAGAAGAGACAGATCATCAAACTGCAGATCTAAAAGCAGGTCACCAACTTGCAATTCAAGAAGGAGCACATCACCAGATTGTTGGTCAAGAAGGAGGTCTTGCAGATCTAAAAGCAGGTCACCAACTTACAATTCAAGGAGGAGCATATCACCAGATCATCGGTCAAGAAGTAGGTCTCCATGTTATTGGAGAAGGAGAAATTCGCCTGTGTTCTCTCCATGGAATAGTAggtccaacaacacaaataatttCACAGGTATTAGACCTCAATGGGGCAGATTTTCAAGTAGCAGATACAGAAGGAGTTTATCACCAGCTGACCGATCCAGGAGATCTAGATCAAGATCTTTCACCAATAGGAGAAGCAGGTCTCCTGTTAATAGATCTTTCAGTTACAGAAATAGGAACAGATCACCGAGGTATAGACAAATGA